A genomic segment from Scomber japonicus isolate fScoJap1 chromosome 11, fScoJap1.pri, whole genome shotgun sequence encodes:
- the LOC128368423 gene encoding lanC-like protein 3, with protein MENTRCFANRFTDYKGALLPDQGTEAVVPAVISTIDKILKHVPVDISDYDGGLYDGPAGVAYMLYHVSECPLFSQQRDAYLKTAKQIIDVSVKNVDAEPDKNMRAAFLLGGAGIYAVATMIYKSLGLAEFVKPLTKFRKLWEVCAPINFLECGSDELFVGRAGYLCAALVLKQKLGIEILSKDQIKSICQAIIMGGKQYARRKRKPFPLMYSYYGTEYLGAAHGLSSVLQMLLSYQDVLSRVEKDLVWQSVNFLMSQEQNCNWPAELGAIIERENELVHWCHGAPGVAYLFAKAYLINNKPQYLDTCIRSGELVWQKGLLKKGPGICHRVAGSAYVFLLLYRLTGNSKYIYRAQRFAEFLFTEEFKAGSHSVTSVYSLFEGLSGTVCFLVDLLQPDQSEFPLFSVFV; from the exons ATGGAAAACACCCGCTGCTTTGCCAACCGCTTCACCGACTACAAGGGCGCGCTGCTCCCGGACCAGGGCACAGAAGCCGTGGTGCCCGCCGTCATCTCCACCATTGACAAAATCCTGAAACATGTCCCCGTCGACATCAGCGACTACGACGGAGGGCTGTATGATGGCCCGGCCGGGGTGGCCTACATGCTGTATCATGTCAGCGAGTGTCCGCTGTTCTCGCAGCAGCGGGACGCCTACCTGAAGACGGCTAAACAGATCATCGATGTGTCGGTCAAAAATGTGGACGCAGAGCCGGACAAAAACATGCGTGCTGCCTTCCTGCTCGGTGGGGCTGGCATCTACGCAGTGGCCACGATGATATACAAGTCTCTGGGCTTGGCTGAGTTTGTGAAGCCGCTGACCAAATTTCGTAAACTGTGGGAGGTGTGTGCGCCCATCAATTTCCTGGAGTGCGGCTCCGATGAGCTGTTTGTGGGACGTGCTGGGTACCTGTGTGCCGCCCTGGTGCTCAAGCAGAAGCTGGGCATAGAG ATTTTGAGCAAGGATCAGATCAAATCTATTTGCCAGGCCATCATCATGGGAGGAAAACAATACgccaggaggaagagaaagccTTTCCCCCTCATGTACTCGTACTATGGGACAGAGTACCTCG GCGCAGCCCACGGCCTTTCATCAGTGCTGCAGATGCTGCTGAGCTACCAGGACGTCCTCAGCAGGGTGGAGAAGGACCTGGTGTGGCAAAGCGTCAATTTCCTTATGAGTCAGGAGCAGAATTGCAACTGGCCTGCAGAGCTGGGCGCCAtcattgagagagagaatgaactAGTGCACTGGTGTCATGGAGCCCCTG GTGTGGCATATCTTTTTGCCAAAGCCTACCTGATCAATAACAAACCCCAGTATCTGGACACATGTATCCGCAGTGGAGAGCTTGTGTGGCAGAAGGGGCTCCTGAAAAAGGGACCTGGGATTTGTCACAGAGTCGCAGGCAGTGCTTACGTTTTTCTCCTGCTTTATCGGCTCACAGGAAACTCGAAATACATCTACCGTGCTCAGAG GTTTGCAGAGTTCCTCTTCACGGAGGAGTTTAAGGCAGGCTCCCACTCTGTGACCAGTGTCTACAGTCTGTTTGAAGGCCTGTCGGGGACCGTCTGTTTCCTGGTTGACCTCTTGCAGCCCGACCAATCAGAGTTCCCTCTGTTTAGTGTCTTTGTGTGA